GTATTCAGCGCGCACCCATTTAGGACCCGTTCGCCAGGATGTGGATGCTCTGTGGGATTTGGCTATTCACGACCTGGTGATTTTTAATACTTGGTTGGGAGAAAAACCATCTCGGGTACAAGCGCAAGGAAAAAATTGGTTGCCTGCCAACGGTGGTTCTCCCCAATCAGATTTGGTTTGGGTAACGCTTACCTACCCCAGCGGGGTGACGGTTTGGATTCACTTGTGTTGGTTCAATCCCGACAAACAGAGGCGTTTGTGTCTTTTGGGCAGTCGCGGTACGCTGATTTTTAACGAAATGTTGCCGCAAACCCCTCTAACGATCCAACGCGGCTATGTAGAAGCAACCTCTGAGGGCTGGCAGCCAGCCGGTCAGCAACAGGAAGTTATAGACGTGCCCTCGGCGGAACCGTTAAAACAAGTATGCGATCGCTTTATTGCCGGGGTTCGCGGCGAAACTGGTGGAACCATATCCACCGGTTGGCTGGGAATGGAGTTGGTGGAAACCCTGACTGCTTTAACGGCTTCCTTAAAACAACAAGGCAAGGAGATGGGGATAGATGCTTGCTCCCATACCGGTTAGGCGGAAATGACTTTGGGCTGACTGCCGTTGAGGCTGGTCATACTTGCCTGTTTGCCTTTTTCTTGCAATAGTTGGTTTTCGCACCAAGCCAACCCCTGACCCAAATCCTCAAAGATTCTGGGAGGACTGGTTTTGCTGTCTTGGAAAACGCCTTGTGCCACCAGTTTGTCTTCCACGGATTTATTTAAACCA
Above is a genomic segment from Geitlerinema sp. PCC 9228 containing:
- a CDS encoding Gfo/Idh/MocA family oxidoreductase gives rise to the protein MTHPVRLAILGAGRWGTHLVRNFLAHPQVQLVAVVDRQPARLDQLREKFPLPDDLLLTTDWAAVNAAGDAVAIATPASTHYNLVKEALEADLHVLVEKPLTLEPETSRQLCQLASDRGCYLMVDHTYLFHPAVQKGKQIVQSGTLGDWRYGYSARTHLGPVRQDVDALWDLAIHDLVIFNTWLGEKPSRVQAQGKNWLPANGGSPQSDLVWVTLTYPSGVTVWIHLCWFNPDKQRRLCLLGSRGTLIFNEMLPQTPLTIQRGYVEATSEGWQPAGQQQEVIDVPSAEPLKQVCDRFIAGVRGETGGTISTGWLGMELVETLTALTASLKQQGKEMGIDACSHTG